A single Fusobacterium hominis DNA region contains:
- a CDS encoding LacI family DNA-binding transcriptional regulator — MATLKEISALANVSLATVSRVLNNDKNLKVLDETKEKILQIAKDLKYKTPKQRASEKKERKFEVGIAQMLDSNEQQDDIYYILLKNILEELCLSNNIHTTTLFRNDKRIFITNTKNKLDGIFAIGCFSPDEIKNFESYSKNIIFIDSTPDELIYHSVVPNYQLGVKIAINHFLENGHSNIGFIGSFYSFGNTKEVEINSIFRYFKSFMEEKNYYNQDYNINCALNSKDGYIKVKQYLSSCRELPTAFFISSDAIASGALKAFSEYNISIPDNVSIITFNDTNISEFATPPLSSIRVFMKENSKAALSLMQELWKGEHGVKKIVMPCNIIERESVRNLKK; from the coding sequence ATGGCAACTTTAAAAGAAATATCTGCTCTTGCAAATGTATCTTTAGCAACAGTTTCAAGAGTTTTGAATAACGATAAAAATCTTAAAGTTCTAGATGAAACAAAAGAAAAAATTTTACAAATAGCTAAAGACTTAAAATATAAAACTCCAAAACAAAGAGCTAGCGAAAAAAAGGAAAGAAAATTTGAAGTAGGTATAGCTCAAATGCTTGATTCAAATGAGCAACAAGATGACATCTATTATATTTTATTAAAAAATATATTAGAAGAACTTTGCCTTTCTAATAATATTCATACAACTACTCTTTTTCGAAATGACAAAAGAATATTTATAACTAACACTAAAAATAAACTCGATGGTATTTTTGCTATTGGCTGCTTTAGTCCTGATGAAATAAAAAACTTCGAATCTTATTCTAAAAATATTATTTTTATTGATTCTACACCTGATGAACTTATATATCATAGTGTAGTTCCAAATTATCAATTAGGTGTAAAAATTGCAATTAATCACTTTTTAGAAAATGGTCATTCAAATATAGGATTTATTGGTAGTTTCTATTCGTTTGGCAATACAAAAGAAGTTGAAATCAATTCAATATTTAGGTATTTTAAAAGTTTTATGGAGGAAAAAAATTATTATAATCAAGATTACAATATAAACTGTGCTTTAAATTCAAAAGATGGATACATCAAAGTAAAACAGTATTTATCTTCATGTAGAGAACTTCCAACAGCATTTTTCATATCATCTGATGCGATTGCCTCTGGAGCTTTAAAAGCTTTCTCTGAGTATAATATTTCAATTCCAGATAATGTAAGCATTATTACTTTTAACGACACTAATATTTCTGAATTTGCTACTCCGCCTCTTTCATCAATTAGAGTTTTTATGAAAGAGAATTCAAAAGCGGCACTAAGTCTTATGCAAGAGTTATGGAAAGGAGAACATGGAGTTAAAAAAATAGTGATGCCTTGTAATATTATTGAAAGAGAAAGTGTGAGAAATTTAAAAAAATAA
- a CDS encoding DUF2250 domain-containing protein, whose product MTDIEKKILVTIDTIGPTFISKLANRILENQNEVRECVRHFVKEKILERVENIMVSYKTKDDNVVVKHRNHTYYQLTKKGKRLAKEIEVEDFEVREAFKTYNKALQNSLDNSKKEIEEPIYAVIDFPFSQENNVKNILKDTFNLLEKTYDKTVTLRGKVHKEKLEELKNNIFNIVVLDNY is encoded by the coding sequence ATGACAGATATCGAAAAAAAGATACTTGTAACTATTGATACTATTGGACCTACTTTTATATCAAAACTTGCAAATAGAATTTTAGAAAATCAAAATGAAGTGCGAGAGTGTGTACGTCATTTTGTAAAAGAAAAAATTCTAGAACGTGTAGAAAATATTATGGTGTCTTATAAGACAAAAGATGACAATGTGGTAGTTAAGCATAGAAATCATACCTATTATCAACTTACTAAAAAAGGAAAACGACTAGCTAAAGAGATTGAAGTTGAAGATTTTGAAGTAAGAGAAGCATTTAAAACATACAATAAAGCCTTACAAAATTCTTTAGATAATAGTAAAAAAGAAATTGAAGAACCAATTTATGCAGTTATTGATTTTCCTTTTTCTCAAGAAAATAATGTAAAAAATATTTTAAAAGATACTTTTAATCTATTAGAAAAAACATATGATAAAACTGTTACCCTAAGAGGAAAAGTCCATAAAGAGAAATTGGAAGAATTAAAAAACAATATTTTTAATATCGTTGTTTTAGATAATTATTAA
- the melB gene encoding melibiose:sodium transporter MelB, with the protein MITFKMKLSYGLGALGKDYACAIVYIFLMYYFTDVLGIVPAFIGSLFLVARVWDAVNDPIMGMIVDNTRSRWGKFRPWILIGTLLNSITLIGLFYRPNGISTNTLYMYISVMYILWGMTYTVMDIPFWAMIPSFSNDKHEREQIAVVPRVFAAIAWLTLGSFGLKIVQRIGNGNEGQGFTVLAIVIAIFFVITSILTFFYVKEQIVSDVKAPKVSLKETFMLITKNDQLVIFIVIVLIYNLMAQLAIGVAIYYFKYVVGNENMFAVFTGFSGLAKVIALMLFPVLSSKLGRQKVFFMACSMPVIGYFMLFLSGLFIPENAVMVAISGIIGEAGSGLSLGITTVMLADIVDYGEYKFGTRNESVIFSAQTFLVKAASAIGGLMIGVGLSLVGYVPNVEQSAETITGIRVLMIGIPMALSVLEYLVYRKYYKLNNKYYDDIVSELEQKRVAEI; encoded by the coding sequence ATGATAACATTTAAGATGAAATTATCTTATGGATTAGGAGCTCTTGGAAAAGACTACGCTTGTGCTATAGTTTATATCTTTTTAATGTATTATTTTACGGATGTTTTAGGTATTGTTCCAGCTTTTATAGGTAGTTTATTTTTAGTAGCAAGGGTATGGGATGCTGTAAATGATCCAATAATGGGAATGATAGTAGATAATACTAGATCAAGATGGGGAAAATTTAGGCCATGGATATTGATAGGAACACTATTAAACTCAATAACATTGATTGGACTATTTTATAGACCTAATGGTATTTCTACTAATACTTTATATATGTATATTTCAGTGATGTATATATTATGGGGAATGACGTATACAGTTATGGATATTCCTTTTTGGGCGATGATACCATCTTTTTCAAATGATAAACATGAAAGAGAGCAAATAGCAGTTGTTCCAAGAGTATTTGCTGCAATCGCATGGCTGACTTTAGGAAGTTTTGGATTAAAAATAGTTCAGAGAATAGGAAATGGAAATGAAGGACAAGGATTTACAGTTTTAGCAATAGTAATAGCTATTTTCTTTGTGATTACATCAATACTTACTTTTTTCTATGTAAAAGAACAAATAGTGAGTGATGTAAAAGCACCAAAAGTTAGCTTAAAAGAAACTTTTATGTTGATTACCAAAAATGATCAGTTAGTTATTTTTATAGTAATAGTACTAATTTATAATCTAATGGCTCAATTAGCAATAGGTGTTGCAATTTATTATTTTAAATATGTTGTTGGAAATGAAAATATGTTTGCAGTATTTACTGGATTTTCAGGGTTAGCTAAAGTTATAGCTCTAATGTTATTTCCTGTGTTATCTTCTAAATTAGGTAGACAAAAGGTATTCTTTATGGCTTGTTCAATGCCAGTAATTGGATATTTTATGTTATTCTTATCAGGATTATTTATACCAGAAAATGCTGTAATGGTAGCTATTTCAGGAATAATAGGAGAGGCTGGATCAGGGTTATCTCTTGGAATAACAACAGTTATGTTAGCAGATATTGTAGATTATGGAGAATATAAATTTGGAACAAGAAATGAAAGTGTAATATTCTCTGCACAAACATTTTTGGTAAAAGCAGCTTCAGCTATTGGTGGTTTAATGATAGGTGTTGGGCTTAGTTTAGTAGGATATGTTCCTAATGTAGAGCAAAGTGCTGAAACAATTACTGGAATAAGAGTTTTAATGATAGGAATTCCAATGGCTTTATCAGTATTAGAGTATTTGGTATATAGAAAATATTATAAATTAAATAATAAATATTATGATGATATTGTAAGTGAACTAGAGCAAAAAAGAGTAGCTGAAATTTAA
- a CDS encoding beta-galactosidase, with protein MWLGVDYYPEQWNINMLEEDLKNIKEMGSNVIRIGEFAWHLMEREEGKYDFSFFDYVIEKAREYDLKIIFGTPTATIPAWLIKKYPDMLLEYEPGRKISYGGRHTNCYNHPMFEKYANNITTKLVEHYKDEKNIIAWQMDNELGHEGSDLCYCDNCKKQFQNFLKKKYENIEELNIRYGTAFWSQTYNDFDEIPMPTKTIATHNPSLRMDWERFRSETIEKFLNSQIRIIREIIPDALILHDFAGGGMSKHVDYSKLAENLDIVAFNNYPVWGGQKDPIKPYEIAFALDYMRGLKRKNFWITEGIMGAQGHDITGYTPRPNQAKMWSYQGIARGAEALTYFRYRGGIKGAEQFCYGILDADNKKRRKYHEVKSFFSDIKKYKDILEEPLNSEIAIVHDFQSLASFRIQQQSLLLNCEEETKKYYKYFYDRNIYVDVIPSSLDLKKYKIIILPFLTVQDDEFRKKVESYVKEGGILILTYRTSVKDIDNNLVLNEFLPVGYNKMAGLYVEEIESLQDYDCLKLVGENEYNGVEGKGGIFREMLVCTTAKTLFKYSDKFYNEFSAVTKNKLEKGKVYYLGCGLEEKLIHVIFDDILEEVKIKSNLTIEGLEVIERGNDKKIRFYINHNDFPVTYQNLSLDPFECRIEEI; from the coding sequence ATGTGGTTAGGTGTTGATTATTATCCAGAACAGTGGAATATAAATATGTTAGAAGAAGATTTGAAGAATATAAAAGAAATGGGAAGTAATGTTATTAGAATAGGAGAATTTGCTTGGCATTTAATGGAAAGAGAAGAAGGAAAATATGATTTTAGTTTTTTCGATTATGTTATAGAAAAAGCTAGGGAATATGATTTAAAAATAATTTTTGGAACTCCTACAGCTACTATTCCAGCGTGGCTTATAAAAAAATATCCAGATATGTTATTAGAATATGAGCCAGGAAGAAAAATATCATATGGTGGAAGGCATACAAATTGTTATAATCATCCGATGTTTGAGAAGTATGCAAATAATATAACAACTAAACTAGTAGAACATTATAAAGATGAAAAAAATATTATAGCTTGGCAAATGGATAATGAATTAGGGCATGAAGGAAGTGACTTATGCTATTGTGATAATTGTAAAAAACAATTTCAAAATTTTTTAAAAAAGAAATATGAAAATATTGAGGAATTAAATATTAGATATGGGACAGCATTTTGGTCACAAACTTATAATGATTTTGATGAAATTCCAATGCCAACAAAGACAATAGCTACACATAATCCATCATTAAGAATGGATTGGGAAAGATTTAGAAGTGAAACAATTGAAAAATTTTTAAATTCACAGATAAGAATAATAAGAGAAATAATTCCTGATGCTTTAATTTTACATGATTTTGCTGGTGGAGGAATGTCAAAACATGTGGATTATTCAAAATTAGCAGAGAATTTAGATATTGTGGCATTTAATAATTATCCTGTCTGGGGTGGACAAAAGGATCCAATAAAACCTTATGAAATTGCATTTGCATTAGATTATATGAGAGGACTAAAAAGAAAGAATTTCTGGATAACAGAAGGTATAATGGGAGCTCAAGGGCATGATATTACAGGGTATACTCCTAGACCTAATCAAGCTAAAATGTGGTCGTATCAAGGAATAGCAAGAGGAGCAGAAGCTCTAACATATTTTAGATATAGAGGTGGAATAAAAGGAGCAGAACAATTTTGTTATGGAATATTAGATGCAGATAATAAGAAGAGAAGAAAATACCATGAAGTAAAATCATTTTTTTCAGATATAAAAAAATATAAAGATATTCTAGAAGAACCATTAAATAGTGAAATTGCAATAGTACACGATTTTCAATCTTTAGCTTCTTTTAGAATACAACAACAAAGTTTACTATTAAATTGTGAGGAAGAAACAAAAAAATATTATAAATATTTTTATGATAGAAATATTTATGTAGATGTTATTCCATCTTCATTAGATTTAAAAAAATATAAAATAATAATACTACCTTTTTTAACAGTGCAAGATGATGAATTTAGAAAAAAAGTTGAAAGTTATGTAAAAGAAGGTGGGATATTAATTCTTACCTATAGGACTTCAGTAAAGGATATAGATAATAATTTAGTACTCAATGAATTTTTGCCAGTAGGTTATAATAAAATGGCAGGTTTGTATGTTGAAGAGATTGAGAGTTTACAAGATTATGATTGCTTAAAGTTAGTTGGAGAAAATGAATATAATGGAGTAGAAGGAAAAGGTGGGATATTTAGAGAAATGCTAGTATGCACAACTGCTAAAACATTGTTTAAATATTCAGATAAATTTTATAATGAATTTTCTGCAGTAACTAAAAATAAACTAGAAAAAGGTAAAGTATATTATCTTGGATGTGGATTAGAAGAAAAATTAATACATGTGATATTTGACGATATATTAGAAGAAGTTAAAATAAAAAGTAACTTAACGATTGAAGGATTAGAAGTTATAGAAAGAGGAAATGATAAAAAAATAAGATTTTATATAAATCATAATGATTTTCCAGTAACTTATCAAAATTTATCTTTGGATCCTTTCGAATGTAGAATAGAAGAGATATAA